The following coding sequences lie in one Myxococcus xanthus genomic window:
- a CDS encoding M48 family metalloprotease — protein MEPLFTPEQLAEIHAFHQPYYIRAAVGPFANLALMLLMLGVLVQPLHRLAVAAAAGLERRLGFLRAAPVSRAFFRAMDRLWGEPGWGAAVLFALFTDLFVSLVYLPVDVWFSYTLEHRHGMSTQTPATFAYDMVKAQLLAAFAISALVIGMFGLARKLRQWWLVLGVPVALLLLVSGALDPYRSRLFFNQKPLPEGPLRTRIVDLMEQADIAFADVLVEETSVASRRLQAYFAGQGPTRTIVLNDIILKELSEDEVLAAVAHEAGHVNESKWPARIASSLMLVALLFALDRLLRLSASRGWFGATHFADIRNLPLISLLFFLLVLTAKPLSGAFSREREREADRYALRLTGDVDAFRRMLVKAARVNKMDPEPPRWVVLKGMSHPPIGERIASLPTP, from the coding sequence ATGGAGCCCCTCTTCACGCCCGAGCAACTGGCGGAGATTCACGCCTTCCACCAGCCCTATTACATCCGGGCCGCGGTGGGGCCTTTCGCCAACCTGGCCCTGATGCTGCTCATGTTGGGCGTACTCGTCCAACCGCTCCACCGTCTGGCCGTGGCGGCCGCCGCGGGCCTGGAGCGGCGGCTCGGCTTCCTCCGGGCGGCGCCGGTCAGCCGCGCCTTCTTCCGCGCCATGGACCGGCTGTGGGGCGAGCCCGGCTGGGGCGCGGCGGTGCTCTTCGCCCTCTTCACGGACCTGTTCGTGTCGCTCGTCTACCTGCCGGTGGACGTCTGGTTCAGCTACACGCTGGAGCACCGGCACGGCATGTCCACGCAGACGCCCGCCACCTTCGCCTATGACATGGTCAAGGCCCAACTGCTGGCGGCCTTCGCCATTTCCGCGCTCGTCATCGGCATGTTCGGCCTGGCGCGCAAGCTGCGCCAATGGTGGCTGGTGCTGGGCGTGCCCGTGGCGTTGCTGCTCCTCGTCTCCGGGGCACTGGACCCGTATCGCAGCAGGCTCTTCTTCAACCAGAAACCGCTGCCCGAGGGGCCCCTGCGAACCCGCATCGTGGACCTCATGGAGCAGGCGGACATCGCCTTCGCCGACGTCCTCGTGGAGGAGACCTCCGTCGCCTCGCGCCGGCTGCAAGCCTACTTCGCCGGGCAGGGCCCCACGCGCACCATCGTCCTCAACGACATCATCCTCAAGGAACTCTCGGAGGACGAAGTGCTGGCCGCGGTGGCACACGAAGCGGGCCATGTGAACGAGTCGAAGTGGCCCGCCCGCATCGCTTCATCGCTGATGCTGGTGGCCCTGCTCTTCGCGCTCGACCGCCTCTTGCGCCTGTCCGCGTCGCGGGGCTGGTTCGGCGCCACCCACTTCGCGGACATCCGCAACCTGCCCCTCATCTCCCTGCTCTTCTTCCTCCTCGTGCTGACGGCCAAGCCCCTCTCGGGCGCCTTCTCCCGGGAACGTGAGCGTGAAGCGGACCGCTATGCCCTGCGGCTCACGGGTGACGTGGACGCCTTCCGGCGCATGCTGGTGAAGGCCGCGCGCGTCAACAAGATGGACCCCGAGCCCCCCCGCTGGGTCGTCCTCAAGGGCATGAGCCATCCGCCCATCGGCGAACGGATTGCGTCGCTTCCCACGCCCTGA
- a CDS encoding tetratricopeptide repeat protein — MGRIIKHEGAVAMRMQRGAVQGLKAFARGEATWAEVEGMTFEEAKAIAQVGCDLAAAGRLEEARILFEGLVEGNPKDAAARAALGTVYQKLGKLEDAIAEYSAALEREPDNPVALANRGELYLRKGERQGFTDLANAVEADPHGETAGGRRARALVKAITLVAVEKLKENSQP, encoded by the coding sequence ATGGGACGCATCATCAAACACGAGGGAGCGGTGGCCATGCGGATGCAGCGCGGCGCGGTGCAGGGCTTGAAGGCGTTCGCCCGGGGAGAGGCGACGTGGGCCGAAGTGGAGGGGATGACCTTCGAGGAAGCGAAGGCCATTGCCCAGGTGGGGTGTGACCTGGCGGCGGCGGGTCGTCTGGAGGAAGCCCGCATCCTCTTCGAAGGCCTGGTGGAGGGAAACCCGAAGGACGCGGCGGCGCGGGCGGCGCTGGGCACCGTGTACCAGAAGCTGGGCAAGCTGGAAGACGCCATCGCCGAGTACAGCGCCGCGCTGGAGCGCGAGCCCGACAACCCGGTGGCGTTGGCGAACCGTGGCGAGCTCTACCTCCGCAAGGGAGAGCGTCAGGGCTTCACCGACCTGGCGAACGCGGTGGAGGCGGACCCGCATGGCGAGACGGCGGGAGGCCGCCGGGCGCGGGCGCTGGTGAAGGCCATCACCTTGGTGGCGGTGGAGAAGCTGAAGGAGAACTCGCAGCCGTAG
- the ruvX gene encoding Holliday junction resolvase RuvX, with amino-acid sequence MRTMGLDLGTKTIGVAVSDGLGLTAQGVTTVRRTSLKADLAALATVASEHEVTHVVLGLPLNMDGSEGPRAEASRKFADTLTQSLGVTVELWDERLSTVAATRTLLEADVSRARRREVIDQVAAQFILQGWLDAHRPPDTDYHPDDYDSEP; translated from the coding sequence ATGCGCACCATGGGCCTGGACCTGGGCACCAAAACCATTGGAGTGGCCGTCTCGGACGGCCTGGGCCTCACGGCCCAAGGCGTCACCACCGTTCGCCGCACGTCGCTCAAGGCGGACCTCGCGGCGCTGGCCACCGTCGCGAGCGAACACGAGGTGACCCACGTCGTGCTGGGCCTGCCGCTCAACATGGACGGCAGCGAGGGCCCGCGCGCCGAGGCGTCCCGGAAGTTCGCGGACACCCTGACTCAGTCGCTGGGCGTGACGGTGGAGCTATGGGACGAGCGGCTGTCGACCGTGGCCGCCACACGGACCCTGCTCGAGGCGGACGTCAGCCGGGCCCGTCGCCGGGAGGTCATCGACCAGGTGGCCGCGCAGTTCATCCTCCAAGGATGGCTGGACGCCCACCGGCCGCCTGATACCGACTACCACCCCGACGACTACGACTCGGAGCCCTGA
- a CDS encoding ArnT family glycosyltransferase, whose translation MATAPAPLSVSPPHAPGLSAVPAPQHEPGTWLLVGLLLVAALVPRLGVFFVNENLFGDAVVRTELAERWLRAPHIITAYGDGAYQFGPLHMYLVGAALSVFDREVAGRVVSLLFGVLSVVPLFALTRRLFGWRAGVVAGLSFAAWGMHMQFSTTACSEAVSLFFMLATFALYAEGVDDNRFLPLFQAALMLNLACALRYDAWMYIPLLTGALCFSSQDKVVSLTRAVGFGLVCLPFPLLWMQGNELMHGNPFFPVAAVEDFHHNWVKSSLGSGSNVLWRLQQLGFWPGIAMLTLSPLVALLGMAGMVRAWRSRPDTRWLVAAAVLPAAYFTFRAAVLLTFVPLGRFTVTQVALVPVFVAFGFAGLVGARGGPVLRKALAGVTVLVAVAVPVAMGIYTFRADGPLQTTMRPISPTSTNPVALMQVAKFLKAEVAAKGGAAALDIDPNYMDLQLAFFSGLPEERLARVRWDTFRQRMQEARPDVLVRFDGGALAKEAGVKLEERSLLLDGVAYQKLDGFTAPLHVYRRQP comes from the coding sequence ATGGCCACCGCCCCCGCCCCCCTCTCCGTTTCGCCTCCCCACGCACCTGGCCTGTCGGCGGTGCCTGCCCCTCAGCACGAGCCAGGCACCTGGCTGCTCGTCGGGCTGTTGCTGGTGGCGGCGCTGGTGCCGCGGCTGGGCGTGTTCTTCGTCAATGAGAACCTCTTCGGTGACGCGGTGGTGCGCACGGAGCTGGCGGAGCGCTGGTTGCGGGCGCCGCACATCATCACCGCCTATGGGGACGGGGCCTACCAGTTCGGTCCGTTGCACATGTACCTGGTGGGCGCGGCGCTGTCGGTGTTCGACCGGGAGGTCGCGGGCCGCGTGGTGAGCCTGCTGTTCGGCGTGCTGTCGGTGGTGCCGCTGTTCGCGCTGACGCGCCGGCTCTTCGGCTGGCGCGCGGGCGTGGTGGCTGGCCTGTCCTTCGCGGCGTGGGGCATGCACATGCAGTTCTCCACCACGGCCTGCAGCGAGGCGGTGTCCCTCTTCTTCATGCTGGCCACCTTCGCCCTGTACGCGGAAGGCGTGGATGACAACCGCTTCCTGCCCCTGTTCCAGGCGGCGTTGATGCTCAACCTGGCGTGCGCGCTTCGCTACGACGCGTGGATGTACATCCCGCTGCTCACGGGGGCGTTGTGCTTCAGCAGCCAGGACAAGGTGGTGTCGCTGACCCGGGCCGTGGGCTTCGGCTTGGTGTGCCTGCCGTTCCCCCTGTTGTGGATGCAGGGAAATGAGCTGATGCACGGCAACCCGTTCTTCCCGGTGGCGGCGGTGGAGGACTTCCACCACAACTGGGTGAAGTCGTCCCTGGGCTCGGGGTCGAACGTGCTCTGGCGGCTGCAGCAACTGGGGTTCTGGCCCGGCATCGCCATGCTCACGCTGTCGCCCCTCGTGGCGCTCCTGGGCATGGCGGGCATGGTCCGCGCGTGGCGCTCGCGTCCGGACACTCGCTGGCTGGTGGCCGCGGCGGTGCTTCCCGCTGCCTACTTCACCTTCCGGGCGGCGGTGCTGCTGACCTTCGTTCCGCTGGGCCGCTTCACGGTGACGCAGGTCGCGCTGGTCCCCGTCTTCGTGGCCTTCGGCTTCGCCGGGCTGGTGGGAGCTCGTGGAGGGCCCGTGCTGCGCAAGGCCCTGGCGGGCGTGACGGTGCTGGTCGCCGTGGCCGTGCCGGTGGCGATGGGCATCTATACGTTCCGTGCCGACGGGCCGCTGCAGACCACGATGCGCCCCATCAGCCCCACGTCCACGAATCCCGTGGCGCTGATGCAGGTGGCGAAGTTCCTGAAGGCGGAAGTCGCCGCCAAGGGTGGGGCCGCCGCGCTCGACATCGACCCGAACTACATGGACCTGCAGCTGGCCTTCTTCTCCGGCCTTCCCGAGGAGCGGCTGGCGCGCGTGCGCTGGGACACCTTCCGCCAGCGCATGCAGGAGGCCCGGCCGGACGTGCTGGTCCGCTTCGACGGTGGAGCGCTGGCGAAGGAGGCGGGCGTGAAGCTGGAGGAGCGCTCGCTGCTGCTGGACGGCGTGGCCTACCAGAAGCTGGATGGCTTCACCGCGCCGCTGCACGTGTACAGGCGTCAGCCGTAG